The window TGATTATTGTTGGGCGGCTTTGCAATGTGAAGAAATtgcttcaaaaaaattaaataacttttgGATATCAAAATAGAGGCACCAATCCAAGATTATGTGGCTTGCTTATAAGGTATATACTATATACCGAATACAATCCCCTTTCACCCCTCCCACCCTTTTTCTACCcatttttattcaagaaaagaaaaactaattgaCATTTTTAGTAACATGATAGAAAAGTATGATATTAATATCAAATGTTATTAGAAGCAAGCATTAActattaaactaagtatgccaAGAATTCTGTtgctctttatatatatatttatataagtagggtttttaatttttttttttttaaaagagaaaagaaaaaaaaaaagaaccaacataattgattttaaaattatcaaatgaTTGAAGGTAGaaatagcaaaaaagaaagagaaaaaagaaaagaaaaaaagaaccagcataattgttttgaaaattatcAAATGATAGTAGGTAGAAATAGTGAATTATTGGTGATGAATAAGATCATGAATATACCTCAGGACCTCTAAGTTTCTTCACAATCTCCAAAACCCAACCAGTGAGATAAACACCCAATgaacttttcttcttcttgattaTCTTTCTTGCTGCCAAAACAAAGTCAAGTGGGTTTGGAGATTTATGGTCCTTAAGCTCTGGCATTGGTACATGCAAGAAGGCGAATTGGTTCCCCCATGGCACCTTTGAGTTAGGTTTAAGCATCTCCTCAATTGACTTGTAGCCACTCATTGTTCTAGTGTTGAGCAATACCAATGCTGTGGAATGTGATTTAGTTGATTTATTGCTATTCTCTTGCATGTACAACCGGGTGCCGAGGAAAATTATTCCAGTAATTACATCATTTACTGTCTGCACTCGAGAAAACAAAATTTGGTCGAACaataattttactataatattGAAAATTAATTGTGCATTTTCTATagatttttataacaaattaatcttcatacttattaaaaaatattataaaaattaacaaaattcattgtatcccaaaaaaaaataattacattaaaaaactAAGTCTATAAATGTTTCAACAAACTATATGAAGattaagaataataaatttgcaCGATATATACAAAATGATATCctcataaggtttttttttttttttgattttttgattttttgagtCAACTAAATTCATAAGGGAACAAAGTAATATCAAACTTTTACGCCTAATGATGCAAATGATCATAAGGTTGACACCAATCTGCGGACACCTAAGAAAtaaagggcatgtttggtagactgtaataggtattgtaatgtaatagttattcctatggtttagttattttttagtttggttatgtttttattacaatgaatagtcattccttatgaatatctatttttcaaaatgaggaataattattcctctttaaaaggttgtattagctattccttagtaagtataataatttcaaaacttaatatatttccaaataaacaaactttctatatacatctaacaagtataaaaataaaaaatcataaaaaataacacatatctctcttaaatttaaaaataacaatttttaaggagaataattgtatgagtaagatatttcctaaaataaatgttaagtttcattctaataTTATAACTCACAatcaaactaatgaatatgtttagttattataTTACAACACACTTTATTTctggtaataaagattacaattcatGTACTAATTCTTATTTAGTATACCAAACGTACCCAAAGTATAAAGACCTTGAAGGCTACCAAAAGTAAACTGGTGAAAGACGTGTATATTTTGATTAGGCTTACTAGTAGTTATTATACCTTTCTTTCATAGTTCGCCTTCTATTTAATCTCTTCGTGTGAAGATTTTCTTCATGATTTACTTagtatttgaaatttgaacattGGCATGTTATTTGGCTTAATGGATGATATAGCATTGTGATGATTTGATATGAGAATTTTGGCAATCATGATACCTATTAGTTGCCTCTAATTCCTAGACCTAACACAACATAAATTCACAATGCCGTAATTTGTCTATGATCTCATAGTTAGCCCATTATaatctgcaatttttttttaataacccaTGTGTGAGGTGGTAGGAAAATTTAAGACTGTTGTAATTAAAATTGTTGTGACCCTAGGActcttaaatttatattaatttttatttatttataatgagagGCTTTTAAATGGTGTTGTAGCATTGCCAAACAGAATAATGTTTCGCTTTTTAAGTTACGTGGCAGAATTTTAGATGGATAGTTTTCCTATGTGGCAGCACGACCTTAATTGTAAGAAAAAACTtctactattatatatagtatatattaaATACTTTGTTAACAGATCGGGTCAAAATTGGATACAAAGTTAGAATTAGATCTGACTAAAATAGTTTATTGTTCCTAATATCCATACCTATGAGATAGTTGTTATTTTTGATAGAAGCATGGGGTCTTTTTTTATAGGACATGGggtagggtttttatttttatttttatttttgattgatAGGAgtgtgaggtttttttttttttttttttttttttttatggaatatggggtagccttttttttttaggaatttgGGGTAGTTATCTAGTGGGGAGTTTTTACTctgtaagttttttatttttaattttggatttgacttacctccaatacttttttaattggacatattattttgttttaaatatacaaaaacAAGTGGTAGTGGCTTTTAATCTTCaccttttatttaattagtggatgatgtggcagtcttttattaaaacaaaaggagattcattttttaaaagtactggaggtaaaccaaacccttttatttttgtctatttataattttaatctcattttttatgttttaggaataatgataaattaattaaattaaggatATTTTTGGAAGTAAAAAAGGTAATACCCAACTTTCCAATTATTTaagtattaaataaaatttcaaatgaaaagTGTAGAATACATTCAACAAACATATCAATGATGTTTgaaaaatgctagagatacaaactattttacaaatttttttacataatgctgatgtggtgagtaattattgataaatgaaaaagtgatattaatggtgagcCTAGATGAAAACTAATTTGGCTATAtgaacattttgtaaaaatgttgtaaaatagtttgtgactgtagCATTATTCATGATGTTTTAGCAAAAATGCTTTCATCCTATGATCACATTTAATAGGCATAGTAGGTCATTAGTTACCAGAAAAACGATATGAAATTGAAATCATTAGctaatttgtaataaaatatgCTGATCATACCACTCCAAGCTTGGCCTTAATGTGTTTGATACAATCCATAGAGAATATCATGTTTGATACCATGATTGGCTGATATTCGACTCCTTCAGCCCCAGACCTTATCGGTGTTCGATCATCTTCGACCAATGTACTCTTTAACATGCTCCAACCAAAATCAGATACAGAGTtaaagatgaaggaacaaagttGAGACACTCTTCCACGAACACTTTCTCTGCCACTTTCTGGCTCTAAGCGTTGATGAGAAGGAAATGTTAGGGGAAGAGAAGGATTATCAGCCCTTTGAAGACAAGAAAGAAGTGCACCCATGAGAGAGTAGCCATCACCAAGCGCATGGTGAAGCTTGAATATGATAGTACCAGCTGCATTGCTTGTTGGATATTTAACCATGTGAATTTCCCATAGTGGTTTGTTCTGTGAAAAATGCTCCATTGCAATGTTTGATATATAATCTTCAAGATATTCATCATATGATGTGGGTAACAAGCCAGTAGGGAAAATAGGAAAATTAACGTGCTCTTCAAGCTTCACCTCAACCCTTTTCCATTGTTTCTCACCTTTTCTATCCTTAATCTGCTCACAAATTCTCACTACTTAGTGCCAGTTAAAGGGATTAATGTAAGAACCTTAAAAagcagcatctgaatacccattTAACCTTCCATGCATTTATGTTTGT of the Quercus robur chromosome 10, dhQueRobu3.1, whole genome shotgun sequence genome contains:
- the LOC126703084 gene encoding wax ester synthase/diacylglycerol acyltransferase 11-like translates to MELTEGLEPASPNAQYFNSSVLSVSIIGVMQSEVPIEINEARAISLLNDVFLPINTRFSSIMIKDRKGEKQWKRVEVKLEEHVNFPIFPTGLLPTSYDEYLEDYISNIAMEHFSQNKPLWEIHMVKYPTSNAAGTIIFKLHHALGDGYSLMGALLSCLQRADNPSLPLTFPSHQRLEPESGRESVRGRVSQLCSFIFNSVSDFGWSMLKSTLVEDDRTPIRSGAEGVEYQPIMVSNMIFSMDCIKHIKAKLGVTVNDVITGIIFLGTRLYMQENSNKSTKSHSTALVLLNTRTMSGYKSIEEMLKPNSKVPWGNQFAFLHVPMPELKDHKSPNPLDFVLAARKIIKKKKSSLGVYLTGWVLEIVKKLRGPEAVARFVHGTLRNSSLSISNVIGPVEQVSLDNHPIKGLYFMVLGVPQSLIITIVSYMGNLRISVVMEKGFLDPQRFKSCVENAFEIILKAADDKIPI